Proteins from one Chitinispirillum alkaliphilum genomic window:
- a CDS encoding tansposase: protein MSTKPRIIVPEVFYEVTSRGVFGVDIFSNKELKDFFLKELHNSLKMFSFQCYAWAVMDDHYHLLVKSSFHSISKFMQRLNSVYAKHFNRVTNRKGVVFYRRFSSIIVDENIALNQVIHYIHSNPIRSGYCTSFNIGDYEWSGHFNIYKQNTKKDNPSSNEIPNKPNIMLSSEGSDSADNQVISQIRNANQSRGFFSKPESWVVGDSHFVKTVLKKDLICRAQIARHIRENITLERLHQAVIKTVGIENDALFIRGRANTVSTARLLFASLGSILFDYSGESLARYLRVSNSAVSRMISKSKAIPNRKLLFDVINTKLQAERN from the coding sequence ATGTCGACAAAACCGAGAATCATTGTACCAGAAGTGTTTTATGAAGTAACCTCAAGGGGAGTTTTCGGAGTTGATATTTTTTCAAACAAGGAACTGAAGGATTTCTTTCTCAAAGAACTGCACAATTCACTTAAAATGTTTTCATTCCAATGTTACGCCTGGGCTGTAATGGATGACCACTATCACCTTCTGGTCAAATCCAGCTTTCACTCCATCTCCAAATTTATGCAAAGATTAAATTCTGTTTACGCAAAACATTTCAATAGGGTTACTAACCGTAAGGGTGTGGTTTTTTATCGCCGTTTTAGTTCCATAATTGTAGATGAAAATATTGCACTGAATCAGGTTATTCACTATATACATTCCAACCCAATAAGAAGTGGGTATTGTACATCATTCAATATAGGTGATTATGAGTGGAGCGGACATTTCAACATCTATAAGCAGAACACAAAAAAGGACAACCCAAGCTCAAATGAAATCCCTAACAAACCAAATATAATGCTTAGCTCAGAGGGGTCTGATTCTGCAGATAACCAGGTCATTTCTCAAATACGTAATGCTAACCAGAGTAGAGGTTTTTTCTCAAAACCGGAATCATGGGTTGTCGGAGATTCCCATTTTGTGAAAACTGTTTTGAAAAAAGATTTAATTTGCCGGGCACAAATTGCTCGCCATATAAGAGAAAATATCACCCTTGAAAGGCTGCACCAAGCAGTGATAAAAACTGTGGGGATTGAAAATGATGCACTGTTTATTCGTGGCAGAGCAAACACAGTTTCAACAGCAAGACTATTATTTGCTTCGCTTGGCTCGATCCTCTTTGATTACTCTGGGGAAAGTTTAGCCCGGTATCTTAGGGTCTCAAATTCCGCAGTATCCAGAATGATATCGAAAAGCAAAGCCATTCCCAACCGAAAATTACTATTTGATGTGATTAACACCAAACTTCAAGCCGAAAGAAACTAA
- a CDS encoding N-acetylglucosamine-1-P-mutase yields MDKETLAEKANEYVKLERDSYFKSQVEGLLEKEDFEELNDRFYTDLEFGTGGLRGVIGGGYNRMNPYTVRRATQGLANYIKQTVSDKNASVVIAYDSRNFSDLFALEGAKVLCANGIKTYLFTSLRPVPELSFAVRKLKTTAGIVVTASHNPPEYNGYKVYWDDGAQVVSPHDEGIISEVMAVSGPIAEISKEEAISSGMLEMIDEKIDGPFIQMIKNQAIRPDLIRSMGKDLKVVYTPLHGSGAVPVETALKQMGIEVMFVEEQKKPDGNFPTVDYPNPEEASALTLALDKAKKVKADLVMGTDPDADRLGIAAPEKDDYVLLTGNQLGVLLTDYIFSSKKELGMLPAKPAFITTIVTTRLQQIIAEEYGAECYITLTGFKYIGEKIREFESQTDGPQYIFGGEESYGYLVNTEVRDKDAVSAATMTAEMALYHRTKGKTLLDRLREIWVKYGFFKEVTISKTFKGESGKIKIDQVMESLRNNPPKQFANSKVLTVKDFRDGTTLNMAENRKNENVNLPSSNVIQFTLDDQTIITVRPSGTEPKIKFYTSCCSKPGLSLDVAVTEVDKKIEQIGAELEKLTM; encoded by the coding sequence ATGGATAAGGAAACTCTGGCAGAAAAAGCTAATGAATACGTTAAACTGGAGCGAGACTCATACTTTAAAAGTCAAGTGGAAGGGTTACTTGAAAAGGAAGATTTTGAAGAGCTCAATGATAGATTCTATACAGATCTTGAATTTGGGACCGGAGGCTTGCGCGGTGTCATAGGGGGCGGGTATAACAGAATGAATCCGTACACTGTGAGAAGAGCTACTCAGGGACTCGCTAATTATATAAAACAAACTGTTTCTGATAAAAATGCTTCTGTTGTAATTGCTTATGATTCCAGAAATTTCTCAGATCTCTTTGCCCTCGAAGGTGCTAAGGTGCTGTGTGCAAATGGAATAAAGACCTATCTTTTTACTTCACTGAGGCCGGTTCCGGAGTTGTCTTTTGCTGTGAGAAAATTGAAGACTACAGCAGGAATTGTTGTCACCGCAAGCCACAATCCTCCAGAATACAATGGTTATAAGGTCTATTGGGATGATGGGGCTCAGGTTGTTTCGCCTCATGATGAAGGCATAATATCTGAAGTGATGGCTGTTTCCGGGCCTATTGCTGAGATCAGTAAGGAAGAGGCAATCAGTTCGGGTATGCTTGAAATGATTGATGAAAAAATCGATGGACCTTTTATCCAAATGATTAAAAACCAAGCTATTCGTCCTGACTTAATTCGCTCTATGGGGAAAGATCTTAAAGTTGTTTACACCCCCTTGCATGGATCTGGAGCTGTACCCGTCGAAACGGCTCTAAAACAGATGGGCATTGAGGTGATGTTTGTTGAAGAGCAGAAAAAGCCTGATGGAAATTTTCCTACAGTAGATTACCCAAATCCGGAAGAAGCTTCTGCACTCACACTTGCTCTCGACAAGGCAAAAAAAGTAAAAGCTGATTTAGTTATGGGGACTGATCCGGATGCTGACCGTTTGGGTATCGCTGCTCCGGAGAAAGATGACTATGTGCTCCTTACAGGTAACCAGCTTGGGGTGCTTTTAACGGATTACATTTTCAGCTCAAAAAAGGAGCTGGGTATGCTTCCTGCAAAACCTGCATTCATAACAACGATTGTTACCACTCGCCTTCAGCAGATCATTGCAGAGGAGTATGGGGCAGAATGCTATATCACCTTAACCGGGTTTAAATATATAGGGGAAAAGATAAGAGAATTTGAATCCCAGACTGATGGGCCTCAGTATATTTTCGGCGGGGAAGAGAGTTATGGTTATCTTGTGAATACTGAAGTTAGGGATAAGGACGCCGTTAGTGCTGCAACAATGACTGCTGAAATGGCACTCTATCACAGAACAAAAGGAAAAACGCTTCTCGACAGACTCAGGGAAATATGGGTGAAATATGGTTTCTTTAAGGAGGTAACCATATCCAAAACATTCAAGGGTGAATCGGGAAAAATAAAAATTGATCAGGTGATGGAGAGTTTGCGTAACAATCCACCGAAGCAGTTCGCCAATAGCAAAGTACTTACAGTTAAAGATTTCAGGGATGGCACGACTTTGAATATGGCAGAAAACAGAAAAAATGAAAATGTTAATCTGCCTTCATCAAATGTAATACAATTCACACTTGATGATCAGACTATCATTACCGTTCGTCCTTCCGGGACAGAACCAAAAATTAAATTTTATACTTCATGTTGCTCAAAACCAGGTTTGTCACTGGATGTTGCTGTAACAGAAGTAGATAAGAAGATCGAACAAATCGGTGCTGAACTTGAAAAGTTAACTATGTGA